CTCACCCGCCGCTTCCGCAGCTTCCTCAACCGGGCCGGCCTCCGCCGCATCCGCTTCCACGACCTCCGCCACTCGACCGCCACCCTGCTCCTGGAACAGGGCGTCGAACTCGTCGTGATCAAGGAACTCCTCGGCCACGCCCACATCGGCGTCACCGCCGGCGTCTACGCCCACGCCCGACTCCGACTCCAACGCCAAGCCATCGGCACCCTCGGCAACGCCCTCGGCACAACCGACGACGACCCCGACGATCCGCCCTCGACAGCAGTCGGGCGCTGGCGTTGCCGTCAATCCACGCCCTCCGCCAGCGCCCGACCGAGCGATCGTCACCCGCAACGCCCGGGCGAACTCCGCCGTCGTCCCGCCGCGCTCAAACCGCTCGGCCGCCTCCAGCCTCAACCGCTCACGCGCCGCCTGCTCCTGCGGCGTGTACCCACCCACCTGCGCATACCTCATCCCCACGGCATACCGCAGGGATCACGAACCGTCAGCAGTCATGACGGGTCTTCGAATTTAGTGGGGGGTGCGGCGGTGACGGGCGCGCTCGCCGGTCACGCTGTGTGAGGTGGTTGGGGTGCGGGCGCCCTGGACGCAAGGAGCCCGCGGGCCTTCGTGATCATGGTTGTTGTCTAGGCAACCGATCATGAAACCCCACGGGCTTGAACAGCGACGATACCGGCATCAACGAAGCGGCAACGCGACTTCTGGGGCTGGAGGGGGTGAGTGTGACGCAGGTCAAGGACGACGGGGCGGGCGGTTCGACGGTGTACGTGGTCACGAGCGAGGACTCCGCCCGGGCCTGCCCCTCGTGCGGGGTCTTCGCCACCCGGCTGAAGGACTACCGCACCACCCGGCCCCGGCACCTGCCCTGCGGTGGACGCCCTGTGAGTATCCGGTGGCGCAAGGCACGCTGGTACTGCGCCGAACCCGCGTGCGAGCGCGGCTCGTTCACCGAGGCGATCCACGCGGTGCCCGCCGGGATGCGCACCACCACCGCCCTGCGCCGGGCGGCGGGGGCCGCGGTCTGCGACGGATCCCGCACCGTCGTGCAGGCCGGCCGCGACCTGTCCTTGAGCTGGCCCATCGTGCAGCGATGCTTTGAGGACTACGCCGCGACGGTCCTGCCCGAGACGCCGCCCGCGACCGAGGCGGTCGGGATCGACGAGACCCGGCGGGGCAAGCCGGTCTGGGCCCAGAACCCGGCCACGCAGAAGTGGGAACTGGTCGCGGACGCCTGGCACATCGGCTTCGTCGACGCGATCGGCGGGCAAGGACTGTTCGGGCAGGTCGAAGGCCGCAACGCCACCTCGGTCGCCGACTGGCTCAGCTCCCAGCCCGCATCCTGGCGGGCACAGGTGCGCTACGTCGCCATCGACCTGTGTTCCACCTTCCGCGCCGCCGTCCACCGTGCCCTGCCGCACGCGACCGTGGTCGTCGACTGCTTCCACATCGTGCAACTCGCCCAGCGCCACCTCGCCGACCTGCGCCGACGCCTCACCTGGCGGCAGCACGGCCGCCGGGCCCGCAAGGGCGACGGCATCTACACCGTCCGCAAACTCCTGCGCCGCAACAAAGAAGACCTCACCGAAGACCAACGCCTCCTCCTGAAGACCGAGTTGGAGTACATGGGTACCTACGGCCGGCAGATCCACGCGGCCTGGCAGGCCAAGGAACTCCTGCGCGACCTCCTCGGCCTGGCCGTCAGCCGCACCCACCACGCCCCCGACCGCTCCGCGATCTCCGCCGCCCGCCACCGCTTCTTCACCCACGTCGCCGACCACGCCCACCTGCACGAACTCCTCACCCTCGCCGAGACCATCGAGCAGTGGTGGGACGGCATCGAGACCTACCTGACCACCGGCATCACCAACGCCGCCTCCGAAGGCAACAACCGCCTCATCAAGCTCGAAGCGCGTAACGCCTTCGGCTTCCGCAACCGCGCCAACCAGCGCCTACGCTCACGCTGTGCGACCACCCGCCGGAGCCGACGGCAGGCGCACCCCCACTAAATTCGAAGACCCGTCATGACAGCACTACGAGTTCAACCTGAGTAAAGGATCGAGGTCAAGCTCACCAATTCGCGACACACCCGCACGACAGGCATTCCGTATCGCTTTGACAGTCAGAATTGACCATATGGAGGAAGAAGCCGCCCCCCTGATGACGAAACGCCAGAAGATGACTGTCGCGGCGACGGGACTCGGAATTTTCATGGTGTTCACGGACGTCAATATCGTCAATGTGGCGCTGCCCAGCATCCAGGAGGCGTTCACAACAGGCGAGGAGGGAATTCAGTGGGTTGTCGCTGGGTACAGCCTCGGCATGGTCGCCATGCTGATGAGCACCGCCTCGCTGGGTGACCGCTATGGCCGCCGGCGCGGATTTCTCGCCGGGGTTACGGTGTTCACCGTGTCCTCTGCACTCTGTGCACTGGCGACGAGCCTTACGGCACTCACCGCGTTGCGGGTCGTCCAGGGCGTGGGAGCAGCGTTCGTCACCTCCTTGTCGCTCGCCCTACTGAGCGCGGCGTTCCCTGATCCGAAGGAAAAGACGAAGGCGATCGCCGCATGGATGGCCGTGGGGATGGTCGGTGCATCCGCGGCTCCGACGCTGGGCGGTGTCCTGGTCCAGTTCTTCGACTGGGGGAGTGTGTTCGCCGTGAACGTTCCCGTGGGTGCGGCTGTCATCGTGCTCACGGTGATCTACGTCACGGAGTCGCGGGATCCACAGGCGCCCCGGCTGGACTGGTCCGGACAGGTCACTTTCATCCCGGCGGTCGCCTTGCTGGCACTCGCGATCATCCAAGCACCGCGGGCCGGGTGGACGTCTGCGGCGATCTGGGCAGCGTTGCTGGGCGCATCGGCGTGCATGGGGTTGTTCGTCCACTTCGAGCGCCGGACCGCGGTCCCGCTGATCGATCTCAGCCTGTTCGGCGACCCCGTGTACAGGTCGGCCTTGGTGGTCTACTTCCTCGTGATGTCCTGCTTCTTCGGGGTGCTGATCCTGACCACGCAGTACCTCCAGGATGTGCACGACTTCTCCCCACTGCTGGCAGGGATGTTGATCTTCCCCGTCCCGGTGGCCTTCGGGTCAGCCTCGCTGCTCGCGGGCGCGGCCGTGAACAAGTGGGGTCCCCGCCGGCCGACACTGGCCTGTCTGGGAGCCGTAATCGCGGGACTGCTGGTGACCGCCGCGGGCTTGGGGAGCATGCTGCCCGTGGTGGTGGCCGGTCTGGCACTCTTCGGCGCGGGATCTGGCGGTTGTGCCACACCACTGCTGGTCCTCGGCATGACGCATGTCCCCCAGCATCGTGCCGGCATGGCAGCGGGCCTCGTCAATCTACAGCGGTCAATGGGGAGCATTTTCGGTGTTGCCTTCCTGGGGTCGATTCTCGCAGCCTGGCTGAGCCTGTCGCTCCCGGGCAGCCTCACGGCCTACGTGCCTGATCGCGCGGTACGCCAGGCGGTTGCGTCAGCGATCATTGACAGCGCGAACCCGCACGCCCATCCGGCCTTCATCGGGCCTGGCCGCCCGCTGAAGCACCTCCTTCCCGGTCAGGCTCGTGCGATCGTCCGGGCTGCCGACGAGGACTTCATCGGCGGCATCCGGATTGCTCTGGGAACCGCCGTGGTGCTTCTGGCAGGAGCATTCGCCCTCAGTTGGAGGCGCTTCCCCACACAAGGCAGGGCTGATTCAGAGTCCTGATGATCATGTGTCGCTGCAGGTTAACCCGGATGGCTCGTCGTCCAACAGCAGCACGAGGGGCGTCGCTCGTCGAAGTCGACCCACCAGACTTCGCCGCGTTGCATGTGTCCTCCTGGCACGAGACGGCGGGCGAACGCTGCGTGCCCCGAGCGGGGCACGGAAGGGATGCGGCCCCGTCTACACACGTCGTGACCGAGGGGGTGGTGAAGACGGGTGCGGATCCGGATCCGGCCGACGCTGTGGCTGCTGAGCCTGAGGCGGTGCCGGTGCCGGTGGAGCGGGGTGGGCCGGTGGAGTTCGAGCGGGTGGTGCCTGCAAGTGGGAATCTACAGGTCGCGGGCAAGCAGGTCTGGCTCGGTCCGGCCCGGTCGGGGCTGACGGTGACGTTCTGGGCCGACACGCGGGTGATCCACCTGCTGATCGCCGGGTCGAGGGTCAAGTCGGTGCGGTCACACCTGTCGGTTGCCGATCTGGCTCGGCTGGCGACCCGGGGAAGGCGTGCGGCGGGTCCGTCGCCGCTGCCGACGGGTGACGGTGCCGCGTTCGAGGTGGATCGGACGGTGAACAGCCACGAGCTGGTGGGCCTGGGAGGGCGGCAGGTGCTGGCGGCGGAGATCCTCGGTGGTCGCCGGGTGAACGTCCGTATCGACGTGGCCACGTTGTCGTTCTTCGATCCGTCCTCGAGGGAGCTGCTGCGGGTGCGGCCCAACCCGCTCACCAGCGAAGAGGTGCAGCGGTTGAACGGTCTGCGGCCTGCGGGCCTGCCGCCTCGGCCCCGGGTGGAGCCGGTGCGGGTGCAGCGACGGGTCAGCGCGGTCGGCACGGTCATGGTCTGCCGGCAGAGGCTTTCCCTCGGCCTCCCGTACGCAGGCCGGAACATCACCGTGCACGCGGCGGAGTCGACTCTCACGGTCGAGCTGGACGGCCAGGTCCGGGTCATTCGACGCACCACCGACATCCCCGTCCGCCACGTGAAGGCGAACAAGGACTCTGTTGCTTAATTCGGGTTCAGGCGGTGAGTTTGTAGGCGAGGCGCTCGAGGCGACTGGTGCGGACCCGGCGGAGGGGATGGTCGGTCCAGTGGGCGTCGAGCCGGATGATGTTGATCGCGGTGGCAGAGAAGGCGTGCTGGAGGCGGACTTTCTGCAGGCCGCGGTAGCGGGCCCGGCGCAGGCCGGTGATGTCCAGGGCCTGGTTGACGGTGCCCTCGATGCCCGCTATGAGCGCGTACTTGTCCTTCCAGGTCTTGGTCTTCTGCTCCGTGCGGGCTCGCGCGAGGGCCTCGTGGGCTTCCTTCGGGCGGAGGGTGAGCATGCGGGAGCCACGAACTGAGGTGGTGCAGCGTTTCTGCGAGGGGCATGCCCGGCAGTCCCACCGGTCGAACTCGACGACGATGGCGTCCAGTCCGTGCTGGGTGACGGGATGCCAGCCGATGCTGGTGGATCCTTCGGGGCAGCGGACGGTTCGGGTCGTCCAGTCGATGCGGAAGCTGCTCTTGTCGAAGCCTTCGGCGGCTCTGGCCTGCGGGGAGTGGTCGGCCATCAGCGGGGTGACCATGGTGATGCCGTCCTTCGTTGTCCCCTTCGACGGTGACGTACGTGCACTCGGTCCTCAAGTCCGCCCTCGAACACGCTGTCCGCGAAGACGAACTGCCCCGCAACATCGCCCGGAACGTCAAGGCCACCGCACCCCGGCCCAGGCGCTTCCGGCCCCTCACTGCGACAGAAGCCCGCCGGTTCCTCGACGTAGACCGCGGCGACCGGCTCCACGCCCTGCATGAACTCGCCCTCCGCACCGCTCCGCAAGGGCGAACTGCTCGGCTTCCACTGGGAAGACCTCGACCTCACCACCCGAACGGCCAGCATCCGCCGCTCGCTCCAGCGCACCCGCACCTGCGGCCTCACTCATCTGCCCACCAAGACCCGGGCCTCCGAGCGCCGTATCGCGCTCCCGACCGAATGCATCCGTTCCCTCAAGAGGCACCAGGAGCGCCAGGACAAGGAGCGAGAGACCAGCAGGGACGGACTGGAGCGACAGCGGGCTCGTATTCACCACGCCGACTGGCCGGCCTCTCGACCCTGCCAACCTCACCCGCCGCTTCCGCAGCTTCCTCATCCGGGCCGGCTTCCGCCGCATCCGCTTCCACGACCTCCGGCACTCGACCGCCACTCTGCTCCTGGAACAGGGAGTCGACCTCGTCGTGATCAAGGAACTCCTCGGCCACGCCCGCATCGGCGTCACCGCCGGCGCCTACGCCCACGTACGCCTCCGCCTCCAACGCCAGGCGATCGACACCCTGGGCGACGCACTCGGCCTTACCGACGACGACCTCCACGACCCACCCGCCGCAGCCGTCGTCCGCTGACGTTGCCGTCAAACACCCCTGACGCCCCACCGGAAAGTAATCCGGCGGGGCGTCAGACTTACTGATGAAATCCTAGGGCTGCCATCGAATTCTCTTCATTTCAACAGCCACAATCGGGTCACGATGGCGATTTGATTCGCTCGACCTCTCGACGGATCGGGCCAATCCGGGGAACTCGATCCCACCACCATTCCCCATTCGATCGCTCACCGCCATCGAGACGACGAACAGTTTCAGATTCATCAATTTCAGTGAACTGCATGAATCTGGAGTCGACATCATCGAGCGCCCGCCTGAATCCCCCAAGGAAATCCGAGTCGATGTTTTTCATGCCACGAGAGACGAAGCTCCTGAGCACGAGGGCGGCAATCAAGTCATAGACACCCCACACCGTCCTGTCCGAATCGGGTAGCCCAATCTCCGCCTCAATCCTGAGAACGTGATTGCGCCAGCTCTCCAGCAGCTCAACCAGCCCTAGGGCCCGCTCCGGGGCGACTGGAACTGAGACGCCCTCCAGTCGACGGATATCCATATCCGTCAGGAAGCATCCGAGCCATTCGCCTCGTTCGCTTGCATTCATCATTCACCTGCCAGGGTAATACGACGTGAACTTCCACGGCATATCCCAGTTGATAATTACGCGGACGCCATTGTGGTCAAACCTTGACGATTTCTGCCCGTCCAATTGGCGCGGGCCGGCCTGCCGAAGTGTCGTCTCAATTTCGGCAGCGGACGGACGCCCCATCGCCGGGTTCCCGTCACCCGTATGTCCGTTCACGAACTCAACCATCTCGTCGAGACTGTAGTCACTCCCATGGAAGTCCTCGCCACCGAGACGGTCTCCATTCCTGCCGCCGGTTGGAACTCCACAATTTGGACCGGAATTGTGCACCAGGACCGGAGTCTGGCCCGCCAGCACATAGTACGTGTGCTACGCGGCACCGCTCTACCTGCTTCTTCGCAGGTCAGTGCGTGATTTGCGTTCCGCTGGTGTCCGTGGATGTGCGGGGAAATCCGTGGGTGTTGCCGTCGCTACTGCCGTCAGGAGTCGGGCGGCTGGCGCTGGTGCCATTTCTCGCCTCGCCGGTCACCGCGGAGTTTGTCGGGCCACTGTGTACGCGGTGGGGCCGGTAAGCCCTGTCCCTGTGCCGTCGAGCATGTCCAGGACCTCGAAGCCGACGCCCTCCGCGTAGCGTTCAAGCTCCTGGGGGAACAGGACGCGCCTGCGGATCTCGTCTCGGGCCTCGTCGCCCGAGGGGAGCATCCAGTGCCGGTGCATGGTGTTGATCTGGGTCCGCAGGTCCCACGTGTGGCGGATGGTGACGGTCGCGGGTCCCGTCGGGGTGTCGACCGTGGCGGTGGTCGGCTCGGTCCGGGTGATCGGGGCGACGGGGGAACACAACACGAGCAGCGCTCCTGGCCGGGCGTGGGCGGCGAAGGTGGCGAAGACCTGGCTGATCGCCTCGTTGTCGTGCGCGTAGGCGAGGCTGTTGCCCATGCAGGTCACCACATCCATGCGGCTGCCGAGTCGTGCGGTGCGCATGTCGCCGGTGCGGATGTCCAGCCCGGGCCGGGCCTGGTGGGCGTAGTCGACCATGCCGGGCTGGACGTCCACGCCGATGCACTCGAAGCGCTTGGCCAGGATCTCCAGGTCGCGGCCGGTACCGCATCCGAAGTCGACCAGGGTCCGGGCGTCCGGCCGGTGCAGATCGATCAGGGTCTGGCACATTCCGGCGCTCGTGCTGTCGGACTGGACCACGTCGTAGAGTGCCGGATCGCGGTACAGGAGGTTGGTGGCTTCCACGTGCTCGGCTTCCGTGTCGGGCTGGTCACATGAGGCTTCGCAGTCCGACCTCCAGGGCGAGCACATCGCACAGCAGATCGGGGACGACCGGCGCGGAGTCGGCGTTCCTCCCCGCCTCGGCAAGAGCCTTGCCGTCAACGTAGCCAAGGTCCACCAGGATGGACTCCTTCAGCATGTCGTCCAAGACCGGCAAGCCGTAGGAACGTAAACCCTTTTCCAGGACAGCCAGGAAGTTCTCCGGTTCAGCCGGCGCGGCCACCCACTCGGGCAACCCGGCCCGCCGGATCCGCTCGCGGAACAACGCCTTGCCGCGCTTGTGCTCGTGCGGTAGCTGCTCCATGAACCGCACGGTCCGCGGGTGCGCGAGCGGGCTCACCGGCCAGATTCCGGCCCGGAGGAATCCGGGGTTGTGCATCCCGAACGCCATCAGGGTCGGTACGGGCAGCACCGGAATGGGGGCCAGGTGCTCGTTGACTTCGGCGAGCGCTCGGACTGCTTTGTCGCCGAGCCACGGCACGGGGTGCGGCGTCGGCAGTTCGGCCTGTGTCCTGGAGTGGTGGGCATTGATCTCGTCCCCGCCGCTGCCCGTGAACATGACCTCGCACCGCCGGGCGGCTGCCTGCTCGCGCACGACATCGAACGCCTCCTGATAGAAGGCTCCCGCCGGATCGTGCGGCTTGCACAGATCGCGCACGCCTCCGGCACAGAAGGGTGGGTGCTGCATAGCGGGGGTGGCCGTGTCCCGGAAGCCGCAGTGCTCCACAAGAGCCCGACGCCGCTCGTGCTGCTGCCTGCCGGTGCTCCCTCCCACCAGCAGGCCGAAGCTGTACACCTCGGGGAAGCTGGATGCTTTCACGGCCAGGACGACGTTCCCGGAGTCCGCGCCGCCGGACAGCTCAACACCCACACGCCCGGTTGCCGTCGGCGCCTGGCGGATCACGTCGGTCAGCAACTCGTCCAGAGCCATGAGTGGATCAACGCCGGGCCGCAGCGTACGCGGCTCAAGTACGTGTTCGGTGGGGTCGGGGTAGTGGATGCTGAGTCCCGAACGGGTGAACGTGGCCGCAGCCCGTTCAGTGAGGCGGTAGACACCTTCGAAGAGCGTCTCGGACGTGTAGCGGTGCTGCCTCGTCAGCGTGCGGGCGACGACACGCGGCACCAGGCGGTCTGCCCGCAGATGCGGTCGCAGCAGTGTCAGGTCCCACGAGGCGTACAGTTCGCCCGCCTTCTTTGTCAGATAGAGGGGGGCTGTGCCGAAGACGCCCACCGCCAGGCGGGCTTGTCCGGGCTCCATGGTGAGTTCGACGAAGTCGGCGTCGCCCCGCTTGCACTCCTTCACGCGGATCCGTACGCGCGGTGCCTGGTCGTCGTTGACCTCCATGACCAACGTGGACACGTTCGCGGGTTCGATCCAGCTCTGCCCGTTGATCCTACGGCCGCCTTCTGATAGCCACTTGGGCTCCTGGAGATCGTCCAGGCGCAGACGCATCGACAGCATGTCGTCCCTTTCCGATGTCGTGCGGCGGGGCGGGGCCGCGTATGGCCCCGCCCCGCCTGGCGTCAGCCCTGGATCACTTGCTGCAGTGGTCGCCGTTGTTGTCGCCGCCGCCCGGCATCTTGTCGAGCAGCGCGGCCTCGATGGCCGGGACGCCGGTGATCAGGTCTCCGGTGAACAACTCGTCCACGTTCATCGTGTTCTCCCTTACGGTTTTCAGTGGACTCCGCAGCTGGTGCTGCGGAGTTGGACCCGTTCGGCTGCCGGACCCTTGCGAAGAAGGCCGCCGGACGGGGTGCCCACCGCTTCCGGCGGCAGGCCCTCCCTCGTCACAGGTGGGGAGCCTGGATGTGTGACGGGGAGGAGTCAGGTGGGTGTGGATGCGGCGGCCACGCCCAGGACGAAGCCGACCGATCCCGAGATGATGATGATCAGGAGCGGTCCGGCGTAACGGCCGACGACTGCGGCCAACCGATTCACAGCCGCTCTCCACGGCTGCGCTCGTTGACCTCGCGTACTGCGGCGCTCAGCCTTGCAGCCCCGTCCTCCGACGGCGTTGAGCGGTGCTGCGGGCAGAGACACGGCGAGAACCGGTTCGAACCCGGCGGCAGGTCCGCGCCCTCGTAGGTGTCGATCCTCAACACCCCGTCCATGCCCCGCGCCTCGGTCATCCGGGCCAGACGGGCCCGTGCTTCGCTTCTCATCCCTCAGCCCCTCAGACGACGGATACGGCGAGGTCTCGCCGTTCCCTGCTGTCTCTACGCAACCGCACGACCACGCTCAGCGGTACCGTTGCCGCAGCGCCAGGACTTGAAAGCCTTGAAAGTTCGTGAAAGCACGGGGAGTTGAGGGCATGGCCAAGCGTGAACCGAACGCGGCG
The genomic region above belongs to Streptomyces marianii and contains:
- a CDS encoding asparagine synthase-related protein → MLSMRLRLDDLQEPKWLSEGGRRINGQSWIEPANVSTLVMEVNDDQAPRVRIRVKECKRGDADFVELTMEPGQARLAVGVFGTAPLYLTKKAGELYASWDLTLLRPHLRADRLVPRVVARTLTRQHRYTSETLFEGVYRLTERAAATFTRSGLSIHYPDPTEHVLEPRTLRPGVDPLMALDELLTDVIRQAPTATGRVGVELSGGADSGNVVLAVKASSFPEVYSFGLLVGGSTGRQQHERRRALVEHCGFRDTATPAMQHPPFCAGGVRDLCKPHDPAGAFYQEAFDVVREQAAARRCEVMFTGSGGDEINAHHSRTQAELPTPHPVPWLGDKAVRALAEVNEHLAPIPVLPVPTLMAFGMHNPGFLRAGIWPVSPLAHPRTVRFMEQLPHEHKRGKALFRERIRRAGLPEWVAAPAEPENFLAVLEKGLRSYGLPVLDDMLKESILVDLGYVDGKALAEAGRNADSAPVVPDLLCDVLALEVGLRSLM
- a CDS encoding ISL3 family transposase produces the protein MNSDDTGINEAATRLLGLEGVSVTQVKDDGAGGSTVYVVTSEDSARACPSCGVFATRLKDYRTTRPRHLPCGGRPVSIRWRKARWYCAEPACERGSFTEAIHAVPAGMRTTTALRRAAGAAVCDGSRTVVQAGRDLSLSWPIVQRCFEDYAATVLPETPPATEAVGIDETRRGKPVWAQNPATQKWELVADAWHIGFVDAIGGQGLFGQVEGRNATSVADWLSSQPASWRAQVRYVAIDLCSTFRAAVHRALPHATVVVDCFHIVQLAQRHLADLRRRLTWRQHGRRARKGDGIYTVRKLLRRNKEDLTEDQRLLLKTELEYMGTYGRQIHAAWQAKELLRDLLGLAVSRTHHAPDRSAISAARHRFFTHVADHAHLHELLTLAETIEQWWDGIETYLTTGITNAASEGNNRLIKLEARNAFGFRNRANQRLRSRCATTRRSRRQAHPH
- a CDS encoding MFS transporter, encoding MEEEAAPLMTKRQKMTVAATGLGIFMVFTDVNIVNVALPSIQEAFTTGEEGIQWVVAGYSLGMVAMLMSTASLGDRYGRRRGFLAGVTVFTVSSALCALATSLTALTALRVVQGVGAAFVTSLSLALLSAAFPDPKEKTKAIAAWMAVGMVGASAAPTLGGVLVQFFDWGSVFAVNVPVGAAVIVLTVIYVTESRDPQAPRLDWSGQVTFIPAVALLALAIIQAPRAGWTSAAIWAALLGASACMGLFVHFERRTAVPLIDLSLFGDPVYRSALVVYFLVMSCFFGVLILTTQYLQDVHDFSPLLAGMLIFPVPVAFGSASLLAGAAVNKWGPRRPTLACLGAVIAGLLVTAAGLGSMLPVVVAGLALFGAGSGGCATPLLVLGMTHVPQHRAGMAAGLVNLQRSMGSIFGVAFLGSILAAWLSLSLPGSLTAYVPDRAVRQAVASAIIDSANPHAHPAFIGPGRPLKHLLPGQARAIVRAADEDFIGGIRIALGTAVVLLAGAFALSWRRFPTQGRADSES
- a CDS encoding transposase, which translates into the protein MVTPLMADHSPQARAAEGFDKSSFRIDWTTRTVRCPEGSTSIGWHPVTQHGLDAIVVEFDRWDCRACPSQKRCTTSVRGSRMLTLRPKEAHEALARARTEQKTKTWKDKYALIAGIEGTVNQALDITGLRRARYRGLQKVRLQHAFSATAINIIRLDAHWTDHPLRRVRTSRLERLAYKLTA
- a CDS encoding class I SAM-dependent methyltransferase: MEATNLLYRDPALYDVVQSDSTSAGMCQTLIDLHRPDARTLVDFGCGTGRDLEILAKRFECIGVDVQPGMVDYAHQARPGLDIRTGDMRTARLGSRMDVVTCMGNSLAYAHDNEAISQVFATFAAHARPGALLVLCSPVAPITRTEPTTATVDTPTGPATVTIRHTWDLRTQINTMHRHWMLPSGDEARDEIRRRVLFPQELERYAEGVGFEVLDMLDGTGTGLTGPTAYTVARQTPR